The proteins below come from a single Thunnus thynnus chromosome 10, fThuThy2.1, whole genome shotgun sequence genomic window:
- the gpn2 gene encoding GPN-loop GTPase 2: MSSQTGGTPPSLRFGQVVIGPPGSGKTTYCQGMQEFLTHLGRKVVVVNMDPANEGLPYPCAVDISELVTLDDVMENLKLGPNGGLLYCMEYVEANLDWLENKLKQHSDCYFLFDCPGQVELYTHQSSVKNIFSQLGKWNFRLAAVHLVDSHYCADPAKFISVLCTSLSTMLHVELPHVNVLSKMDLIEQYGKLAFNLDFYTEVMDLNYLLDHLAADPFFKKFRHLNEKLAEVIQDYSLVSFVSLNVQDKESMIQVLRAVDKANGYCFGDLEERNLQAMMSAAVGADFQFNSTLGVQERYVETSGRTVEEEMMDQ, translated from the exons ATGTCCAGTCAGACAGGAGGCACTCCCCCCTCACTACGTTTCGGCCAGGTGGTCATTGGACCCCCAGGCTCAGGTAAAACCACTTACTGCCAAGGTATGCAGGAGTTCCTGACTCACCTTGGACGCAAGGTGGTTGTGGTGAACATGGACCCAGCCAATGAAGGACTGCCATATCCCTGTGCAGTAGATATCTCAGAGTTGGTCACTTTGGATGATGTCATGGAAAATCTGAAGCTTGGGCCCAATGGTGGGCTCCTCTACTGTATGGAGTACGTTGAAGCCAATCTGGACTGGTTagaaaacaagctgaaacagCACAGTGACTGTTACTTCTTGTTTGACTGTCCTGGACAGGTGGAGCTCTACACCCACCAGAGTTCAGTGAAGAACATATTCTCACAGCTGGGAAAGTGGAATTTCCGG CTGGCAGCAGTGCACCTCGTGGACTCTCATTACTGCGCTGACCCAGCCAAGTTCATCTCTGTGCTGTGCACCTCCCTGTCCACCATGCTACATGTGGAGCTTCCTCACGTCAACGTCCTCTCCAAGATGGACTTGATTGAGCAGTACGGCAAACTGG CGTTCAACCTTGACTTCTACACAGAAGTCATGGACCTGAACTATCTTCTTGATCACCTGGCTGCGGACCCCTTCTTTAAAAAATTCCGCCATCTAAATGAAAAGTTGGCAGAAGTCATACAAGATTACAGCCTCGTCTCCTTTGTGTCTCTCAATGTACAG GACAAAGAGAGCATGATTCAGGTCTTACGAGCAGTAGACAAGGCAAACGGCTACTGCTTTGGAGACCTGGAGGAGAGGAATCTGCAGGCCATGATGTCAGCTGCTGTGGGGGCAGACTTCCAGTTCAACTC TACTCTTGGAGTTCAAGAGCGGTATGTTGAAACCAGCGGAAGGACTGTGGAGGAGGAAATGATGGACCAGTAA
- the gpatch3 gene encoding G patch domain-containing protein 3, with the protein MADSEEAVSPVYLVISNIPAAFRSADLRNYFSQFIESGGFKCFHYRHRPEVLRESEGQNSVCDDSEESSSRPPESDRVTADSSSRPPESDRVTANSSSRSPESDRVTADSSSVKKQQQAVKTGCCVISVQAKDADRFIRMYSGNHWIDSKGSWLSRRCVIKRVKVSHENDEEPFPYKTKYEQRHRSSLTEHFTETDLKSLSELNPPALMRNGNVGTPVKVFLQLIQSCRLPPRLIRKLGLTFPKTSSNRRYGNVYFQYKDSYMFPATEETVLTAAGHEISGPGALAAPSSGRRLLVDHTETTETDEPRKEEEEEDAQSNADDDDDRCEEWERHEALHDDVTSQERSKERLYEEEIELKWEKGGSGLVFYTDAQYWQEEEGDFDEQTADDWDVDMSVYYDKDGGDMDSRDYVRMWYEKRLREGLEDGSGHNQTIGSFERFTKGFGRRLMEKQGWKDGEGLGNSQIGIPEALENEGQHPNCKRGFGYHGEKLLLHPGKKARPDFHITTVYDKPKDIDEGDTLLRRQPNTSMKYRGWQPGGTIGPRR; encoded by the exons ATGGCGGACTCTGAAGAAGCTGTATCTCCTGTGTATTTAGTAATTAGCAACATTCCTGCCGCTTTTCGTTCAGCGGACCTCAGAAACTATTTCAGTCAGTTCATAGAAAGCGGTGGTTTTAAGTGTTTCCACTATCGACACCGGCCGGAGGTTCTCAGGGAGTCCGAGGGCCAAAACTCGGTGTGTGATGACAGCGAGGAGAGCAGCTCCAGACCCCCGGAGAGCGACCGAGTAACGGCAGACAGCAGCTCCAGACCCCCGGAGAGCGACCGAGTAACGGCTAATAGCAGCTCCAGATCCCCGGAGAGCGACCGAGTAACGGCAGACAGCAGCTCCgtgaagaagcagcagcaggcggTGAAAACGGGCTGTTGTGTGATCTCAGTTCAGGCTAAAGACGCCGACAGATTCATCAGGATGTATTCGGGGAACCACTGGATTGACTCGAAGGGCAGCTGGCTGTCCAGACGCTGTGTTATCAAAAGAGTAAAAGTTTCACATGAAAATG ATGAGGAGCCATTCCCCTATAAGACAAAGTATGAGCAGCGGCACCGCTCGTCCTTAACGGAGCATTTCACAGAGACGGACCTCAAAAGCTTATCTGAGCTGAATCCACCTGCTCTGATGCGGAATGGAAATGTGGGAACACCAGTGAAAGTGTTCCTCCAGCTCATCCAGTCCTGTCGCCTGCCTCCTCGCCTCATCCGGAAGTTGGGCCTCACGTTCCCCAAGACCAGTTCCAACCGTCGTTACGGCAACGTGTATTTCCAGTATAAGGATTCTTACATGTTTCCAGCCACAGAGGAGACTGTGCTAACAGCTGCCGGGCATGAAATATCAGGGCCGGGCGCTTTAGCCGCACCATCCTCGGGACGGAGGTTGCTGGTTgatcacacagaaacaacagagaCTGATGAGCCacggaaagaagaagaggaggaggatgcacAGTCAAATGCAGATGAT GATGATGATCGCTGTGAGGAGTGGGAGCGCCATGAAGCTTTGCATGATGATGTAACGAGCCAGGAGCGAAGTAAAGAGAGGCTGTATGAAGAAGAGATTGAGCTGAAGTGGGAAAAGGGCGGCTCAGGTCTGGTGTTCTACACGGACGCCCAGTACTggcaggaagaggaaggag ATTTTGATGAACAAACGGCAGATGATTGGGATGTTGACATGAGCGTTTACTATGATAAAG ATGGAGGTGACATGGATTCCCGTGACTATGTGCGAATGTGGTATGAAAAGAGGCTGAGGGAGGGTCTTGAAGATGGATCAGGACACAATCAGACTATCGGCAGCTTTGAGAGGTTCACCAAG GGTTTTGGCCGTCGACTGATGGAGAAGCAGGGCTGGAAGGATGGTGAAGGCTTGGGGAACAGTCAGATTGGGATTCCTGAAGCCCTGGAGAATGAGGGCCAACATCCAAACTGCAAACGGGGGTTTGG gtatcATGGAGAGAAATTGCTCTTGCATCCTGGAAAAAAGGCCAGGCCAGATTTCCATATAACTACAGTGTATGATAAACCCAAAGACATAGATGAAGGTGACACCTTACTCAGACGTCAACCAAACACCAGCATGAAGTACAGAGGCTGGCAGCCAGGTGGCACCATTGGACCACGAAGATGA